GATGCTGGCCCGGTTCATCGACCGCGGGCCGGTGCTGACCACGCAGGCGGGCGTGCAGGCGATCGTCATCGTCGGCCTGCCGGCGCTCGCCGCGTCCGGCAGCAGCCCGCTCGGGCGGTGGACCGACGCGCTCGTCGGCGGTCTCGTGGCGCTCGCGGTCGCGGCGCTGAGCCCCGACGACCCCCGCCGCCGGCCGCGCGCGCAGGCCCGGCAGGCGGTGCTCGAGCTCGCCGGGATGCTCGACGTGCTGGCCCGCGGGCTGCGGACCGGCTCGGCGCACGACGTCGAGGACGCCCTGATCCGGGGCCGCGCGTCGCAGCCCGCGCTCGACGACTGGCGGGAGGGCGCCGCGAACGCCCGGAACCTCGCGCGGGTCTCGCCCGCGGGCCGCCGGCACCGCGACGAGCTCGGCGCGCTCGGGGCCTCGGCGGTCTACGTCGACCGGGCGATGCGCAACGCGCGGGTGCTCGCCCGGCGCGCGCTGTCCGCGGTCGAGGGCGGCCGCGACCGGGACCTCGCCGGGGCCGCCGCGACCGTCGACTCCCTCGCGCGCGCCGCGGAGCAGCTCGCGGGGGACCTCGGGGCGGGCACCGACGCCGAGGGGACCCGCCGGGCGCTGCTCGCGGTGGCCCAGCGCCTCGACCCGTTCCGGCTCGCGCCCGACGACTGGCAGGTGCAGAGCCTCGTGCTGCTCGTGCGCTCGCTCACCGTGGACCTCCTCGAGGCCGCGGGCGTGCCCGAGGGGCAGGCGCGCGAGGCGCTGCCGGAGCTCTGAGGGGCGCCGCGCTCCGAGGCCCCGGCCCTGGTGCGATCCCGCACCTGGACCCGGACCTGGACCGGACCTGGACCGGGGACCGCGGACCCGCTCCCGGGACCCTGGTACCGCTGCCGCTCCCGGGACCCTGGTACCGCTGCCGCTCCCGGGACCCCGGTTCCGCTGCCGGTCCCGTGGGCCGCTGGGTCCGCTGCGCGCCGGGCACGTAGGCTCAGCCCGTGATCGGTGCCGTGCAGACCCTCGTCTACGTCGCGTTCTACGTCGTCATCTTCCTGCTGGCGGTGTGGGCGCTGATCGACCTGCTGCGCCGGCCGGCCGGGGCGTTCGTGAGCGCCGGCAAGCGGACCAAGAAGTTCTGGGGGATCCTCCTGGGCGCCGCCACGCTGCTCGCGTTCGTCGCGCTGCCCTACCCGATCGGCTACGGGTACCTCAGCTTCCTCGCGCTCGGCAGCGCCGTCGCCGCCGTCGTGTACCTCGTCGACGTGAAGCCGGCCATCACCCCGTACTCGGGCGGACGCGGACCTCGTGGGCGTGGACCGTCGGGCCCGCGCGGCGGCTGGTGACCGGTCCGGCGCGGCGGTCGCGGCCGTGAGGGCCGTGGTCCAGCGCGTCACGCGCGCGTCGGTCACGGTCGACGGGGAGGTCGTCGGGCGGCTCGACCAGCCGGGGCTCGTCGCCCTCGTCGGGGTGACGCCCGGCGACGGGCCGGCGCAGGTCGAGCTCGTCGCCCGCAAGATCGCGGACCTGCGGATCCTGCGCGACGAGCAGTCCGTGCTCGACGCGGGCGCGCCCGTGCTCGTCGTCAGCCAGTTCACCCTCTACGCCGACACCCGCAAGGGCCGCCGGCCCACGTGGAACGCCGCCGCGCCCGGGCCCGTCGCCGAGCCGCTCGTGGACGCCGTCGTCGAAGCGCTGCGGGCGCGGGGCATCGAGGTGGCGACCGGGGTGTTCGGGGCCGACATGGCCGTCGAGCTCGTCAACGACGGGCCCGTGACGATCCTGCTGGAGTCGGTGCCCGAGCCCGCGTGAGGTCAGGCGGTGCCCGCAGCGGCGACCGCGAGCGTCCCGGACAACCGTCCACATTCCGGGCGCCTTTGCTCCCGGAATGCCCTGCGGCGCACGTTCCTCCAGGTCAGAGCCGTTGCGCCGGTCGGGTGAACACCGGGTCGCCCCCGTGGACACCGCACCGGGCGGTGCCATCGTGAGCGCCGCGCACGGTCCCACGGTCTTCCGGCGGAGTCACCGGCGGACGAGGGCACCGGGTCGGGGTGGGTCGGTGCGCGCCCGGCGGCCGGCGCACCGGCAGGGGGACAGCACATGCACGAGACAGCCATCCGGACCGCGAGGGTCGTGCTCGGCCCGTTCGTCGACGACGCCGGGGCGCCGTGGAGCGGCGCGGTGACGGTCACGTCGTCGACCGCGCGGGTCTGGGCGTCCACCGGAGCCGTCGTCGCGCCCCGGCCGGTGCCCGTCGCGCTCGCCGCCGACGGGACGGCGACGCTCGACCTGCCCGTCACGGACCAGCCGGGCTTCACCGACGGGGCCGGGCGCGCGCTCACCGGGTGGACCTACACGGTCGACGTCGCGCTCGACGGGGCGCCCTACGCCCGGCACACGTTCGCCCTGCCGTCGCGGGTCGCGGCCGGCGGGCCGGTGCGGCTCGTCGTGCTGCCCGACGGCGGCAGCGTGGCGGCTCCGGTCGGCGTGCCGGCTCCGGTCGGCGTGCCGGCTCCGGTCGGCGCGCCGGTTGCCGCGACCGGGACGGGACCTGGCTCGGCGGTGGCGTCGGTGCCCGCGTCCGGACCGACCTCGGCGGGCGCGTCGGGCCCCGCGCCGGTGCCGGACCGCACCGAGGTGCCCGCGTCGGGCCTCGCGTCCGCGCCCGGCCCGACTCCCGTGCCGGGCGCACGGCCGGCGTGGCCGGCCCTGAGCCCGCCGCCGGGGGCCCGCCCGGCACCCGGACGCGCCCAGGACCGCGCGCTGTCGCGGCGGGAGACGTTCCGCGCGGGTGCCGTCGCGCTCGGCGCCGCGGCGCTGACCGGGTGGGCCGCGTCGCCCGTCGGTGCGGCGCCCACCGCCCGCACCGCCGCCGCGCCGAGCCCGGAGCCCGTGGTCCCGGCGCTCGCCGGGGCCGTGACGCTCGGGCAGGTCGTCGAGCAGGACGTGACGATCGGGTCGGTCGAGAAGCCGCGGACGCTGCGGATCAGGTCGTCCGGCGCCGGGGGGAGCGAGCGCAGCCCCGACCAGTACGACTCGACGGGGCGGATCGTGCTCGAGTCCTACCAGCCGCACTTCAAGTGGTACGGGGAGTCGATCCGGGTCCAGCTCAAGGACCCCCGCGCCAAGGGGATGCTCGCGTACCAGGCGCACTGGCCGACCCCGCACTACGCCGGCGGCGACTTCTCGGGGCGCGCGGTGCACCCGAAGGACCCGGTCACGATCGCCTGGATCGGCGCGCACTTCCTCGACAACGACGACCCCATGCAGCTGCGCAACAACCTGCGCCACGGGCACCTGAACTTCGAGGTGCCCGACTCGCGCGGCGACCTGCAGACGCGCTTCGAGATCAAGCTCATCGACACGGTCACGGGCAGGATCGGCACGGACCGCTCGGCGATCCGGACGAACCTCGCCGACTTCGAGCACCAGGTCGGCGCCGCGGGCGAGCAGCTGCGGATCGTGGGCAGCGACAGCCGGAACAAGGACCTCGCGTTCAGCCTCGAGCACGGGCCGAACCAGCCGCGGTGGGTGCTGCGGGCGGCGGCGGGTGGCGCACGGCTGCAGTTCCGGCGGTACGCGCCCGGCGCGGTGCACGTCGACTCCCCGCTGCAGCTCGACCCGGGTGACGGGCGGGTCCTCGTCGGCGGCGACGAGGGCTCGGCGGGCGGACTCGTCGTGCGACGGCGCGACGGCGTGGCGCTGACCGTGCAGACCCTCCTGCCCGGTGGGCACGGGATCCTGGTGAGCGGGCCAGCCGGGGACCCGACGGCGCGGGTCGTCGAGGGGGATGCGACCGGGGACGCGATCCGGCGCTTGGTCGTCCAGGTCGACGGCACGATCGCGTGGGGCGACGGGAGCGCCGAGCGCGACACCCTGCTCTACCGGCGGGGGCCCCACCAGCTCGGGACCGACGGCGGGGTGTTCCTGCGCGACAGCGGCGTGCCCGACGCGGCCCCCACGGGCGGGGTGCTGTTCGTGCAGGACGGCGCGCTGAGGTACCGCGGGTCGGCGGGGACGGTGACGACGCTCGCGGCGGCCTGAGCGGCCGGCTTCAGGAGGGGACCGGGTTCAGGAGGGGCTCGACGCCTCGCCCGGGTGGTCGTCGGCGGCGTGCGACGGCGCAGGGTGCGACGAGGCGTCGTGCGGTGGGGTCGTGTCCGGCGTGGGCGCCGGCCCCCGCTCGATCCGCCACCCGCCGACCTCGGCGTACGACGAGTCGCGGATCGTGTCGTGCTGGCCGTCGGTCAGGGGGTAGTGCTTGAGGTTGCCGGCCCAGTAGCGCAGCGCGCGGCCGAGCTCGTCGAGCACGGTCTGGTCGGGTGTCGCGTCGTCGAGCTCGACCTCGAACGTGAAGCGCATGGCGGGTCCTTCCTCGTCGGGGGTGGACGTCCCGATCGTCCCGCGGGGTGGGCGTCCGCGAAAGCCGGGGCGGGTTCGGGCGGGGCGGGGACGCCAGCGCGCGGCTCTGCCACGGCGCTCGCGCGGTCCGGCGTCGCGGTAGCCGCAGGTCCGGGGCAGCATGGCCGCATGAAGATCGACGCGGTCCAGGGGGACCTCACGCGGGAGCGGGTCGACGCGATCGTCAACGCCGCGAACTCGACCCTGCTCGGCGGCGGCGGGGTCGACGGCGCTATCCACGCCGCCGCCGGACCGGCGCTGCTCGAGGAGTGCCGGCGCGTGCGGAGGACCGCGTTCCCGGACGGGCTCCCCGTCGGAGAGGCGGTCGCGACGGGCGCCGGGGCGCTCGCGGCGCGGTGGGTCGTCCACACCGTGGGGCCGAGCTGGAACCGGGGGCAGCGCGACGAGGCGCAGCTCGCGTCCTGCTTCACGCGGTCGCTCGACGTCGCCGCCGAGGTCGGGGCGCGGTCCGTCGCGTTCCCCGCGGTGAGCGCCGGCGCCTA
The Cellulomonas sp. NS3 DNA segment above includes these coding regions:
- a CDS encoding FUSC family protein, giving the protein MSEAAAPDEPGLRRAARVLVSARVRQGRARVRTSFVPTLQAAVAAGLSWALAYYVLGHEFPFFAPVCAWVALGFSADRQVRRVAELAVGVAIGVGLGDLVVHAIGSGFWQVALVLFVSAMLARFIDRGPVLTTQAGVQAIVIVGLPALAASGSSPLGRWTDALVGGLVALAVAALSPDDPRRRPRAQARQAVLELAGMLDVLARGLRTGSAHDVEDALIRGRASQPALDDWREGAANARNLARVSPAGRRHRDELGALGASAVYVDRAMRNARVLARRALSAVEGGRDRDLAGAAATVDSLARAAEQLAGDLGAGTDAEGTRRALLAVAQRLDPFRLAPDDWQVQSLVLLVRSLTVDLLEAAGVPEGQAREALPEL
- a CDS encoding DUF2516 family protein encodes the protein MIGAVQTLVYVAFYVVIFLLAVWALIDLLRRPAGAFVSAGKRTKKFWGILLGAATLLAFVALPYPIGYGYLSFLALGSAVAAVVYLVDVKPAITPYSGGRGPRGRGPSGPRGGW
- the dtd gene encoding D-aminoacyl-tRNA deacylase: MRAVVQRVTRASVTVDGEVVGRLDQPGLVALVGVTPGDGPAQVELVARKIADLRILRDEQSVLDAGAPVLVVSQFTLYADTRKGRRPTWNAAAPGPVAEPLVDAVVEALRARGIEVATGVFGADMAVELVNDGPVTILLESVPEPA
- a CDS encoding O-acetyl-ADP-ribose deacetylase produces the protein MKIDAVQGDLTRERVDAIVNAANSTLLGGGGVDGAIHAAAGPALLEECRRVRRTAFPDGLPVGEAVATGAGALAARWVVHTVGPSWNRGQRDEAQLASCFTRSLDVAAEVGARSVAFPAVSAGAYGWAMGTVAAVAVRAVRDWDAARPGEVDLVRFVLFGTAALAEFERALGTEV